One part of the Lycium ferocissimum isolate CSIRO_LF1 chromosome 8, AGI_CSIRO_Lferr_CH_V1, whole genome shotgun sequence genome encodes these proteins:
- the LOC132068423 gene encoding putative glycine-rich cell wall structural protein 1, with translation MQSNTFQFILLIIFLISPHSLSFNTGGGGMTSSKTSSTPSGGSGAAHAPNWDYTWGWDSSPGGGWGYGSGSGRSPDGLGRGWGFGFASGSTGSDTGHGGGGDNHGGGYGAGDGYRGSDGRAGDGSGGREMPSPETPSPSSGGSGSAHAPNWDYNWGWGSSPGGGWGYGSGTGRSPDGLGRGWGFGFGSGTGTGNGYGFGFGSGSGSGRGGSDGRAGGGSGEYGGDNAPSISKERDHNG, from the coding sequence ATGCAATCAAACACTTTCCAATTCATTCTTTTGATCATTTTCTTGATCTCACCTCATTCTTTATCCTTCAACACCGGCGGAGGAGGGATGACCTCATCCAAAACCTCTTCAACCCCTAGTGGAGGAAGTGGTGCAGCTCATGCACCTAACTGGGATTATACCTGGGGTTGGGATTCTAGCCCTGGAGGAGGATGGGGTTATGGTTCCGGCTCAGGTAGGTCACCTGATGGATTAGGTCGAGGCTGGGGTTTTGGTTTTGCGTCCGGGAGTACTGGGTCCGATACTggccatggtggtggtggtgataatcatggtggtggttatggaGCTGGAGATGGTTATCGTGGTAGTGATGGTCGTGCTGGTGATGGTTCAGGAGGAAGAGAGATGCCCTCGCCAGAAACACCTTCACCTTCTAGTGGAGGAAGTGGTTCAGCTCATGCACCTAACTGGGATTACAACTGGGGTTGGGGTTCAAGCCCTGGAGGAGGATGGGGTTATGGTTCCGGCACAGGTAGGTCTCCTGATGGATTAGGTCGAGGATGGGGGTTTGGTTTTGGGTCTGGTACTGGTACTGGCAatggatatggttttggttttgGTTCTGGTTCTGGTTCTGGTCGTGGTGGTAGTGATGGTCGTGCTGGTGGTGGCTCAGGTGAATATGGTGGCGATAATGCGCCATCGATTTCAAAGGAGAGAGATCATAATGGGTAA
- the LOC132066920 gene encoding uncharacterized protein LOC132066920, whose translation MYRSSSTTRVSDDYFTSYYSSSSNSSPSQKVSPALRALSLEANELLPINDPLSDIAKKEKSRAKFAENAVHIIPFVLLMCGFILWLLSNPDVDAPLKGEGIATRIEGLTLDGDLDPDGMHITNLPLELNDDDLIKQDQNRQKSYTI comes from the exons atgtatagaTCATCAAGCACAACTCGAGTCTCAGACGATTATTtcaccagttactattcatcaTCTTCTAATTCATCGCCCTCGCAAAAAGTGTCACCAGCATTAAGAGCTTTGTCTTTAGAAGCCAATGAATTATTACCAATAAATGATCCTCTTTCTGATAttgctaaaaaggaaaaatctcgTGCCAAATTTGCTGAAAATGCTGTTCATATAATACCTTTTGTCTTGCTAATGTGTGGATTTATCCTATGGCTCTTGTCTAATCCAG ACGTTGATGCACCATTGAAAGGAGAAGGAATTGCCACAAGAATAGAAGGATTGACACTTGATGGAGATCTCGACCCTGATGGCATGCACATTACAAATTTACCCCTAGAGTTGAACGATGACGATTTAATAAAGCAAGATCAAAATCGTCAAAAATCTTATACGATCTGA